Proteins co-encoded in one Capnocytophaga ochracea DSM 7271 genomic window:
- a CDS encoding phosphatase PAP2 family protein — MKYFLLSFLLFSLYPATAQENDSIPQSLLDSVTNALQGSHPSEADLSGKQYKINDNLTYVYQKPRFVDIFNKIPRNIGKSAVEMVSKPNYPYGLAAIGATVALIPADPWLIRESRNLGENLGLNEAHTYKKLGFLKIIPADVNSAMYFIGNGTTFIIISGGMATYGLITGDYRAKSTAMQILESIIVSGAFVQPIKRLTGRESPFITADDGRWHSQWTFAPSFKAYQEDTPMYDAMPSGHLTTAMSALTVIAENYPDYKWIKPVGYTALGLMCYEMMQSKVHWASDYPIALFVGYITGKTIANRRITKIRKEETFLVNKVKYSWEFCTSNTWEGYQLLGVNIKFK, encoded by the coding sequence ATGAAATACTTTTTACTATCTTTTCTCCTTTTCTCCCTATATCCTGCTACAGCGCAGGAAAACGACTCTATTCCACAATCTCTATTGGATAGCGTTACAAACGCTTTACAAGGCTCACACCCATCTGAAGCAGATTTATCAGGTAAACAATACAAAATCAATGATAATCTAACCTATGTATACCAAAAACCGCGTTTTGTAGATATCTTCAACAAAATACCACGCAACATAGGTAAATCGGCAGTGGAGATGGTGTCTAAACCGAACTATCCTTACGGATTGGCAGCTATTGGTGCTACGGTAGCTCTTATACCCGCTGACCCTTGGCTCATTAGAGAGAGTAGAAATTTGGGAGAGAATTTAGGACTAAATGAAGCTCATACCTATAAGAAGTTAGGCTTTTTGAAGATTATTCCTGCCGATGTAAACTCAGCAATGTATTTTATTGGCAATGGTACGACTTTTATCATTATCAGTGGGGGGATGGCTACTTATGGTCTTATTACAGGTGATTATCGCGCCAAAAGTACTGCTATGCAGATATTGGAAAGCATCATCGTATCGGGGGCATTTGTACAACCTATCAAGCGACTCACAGGGCGCGAGAGTCCATTTATAACCGCAGACGACGGGCGTTGGCACAGTCAGTGGACGTTTGCTCCCAGCTTTAAAGCTTACCAAGAGGATACCCCTATGTATGACGCTATGCCCTCTGGACACCTCACTACTGCAATGTCAGCACTCACAGTGATTGCCGAAAACTACCCCGACTACAAATGGATAAAGCCCGTAGGTTACACAGCCTTAGGCTTGATGTGCTACGAGATGATGCAAAGTAAAGTACACTGGGCTTCCGATTACCCTATTGCCCTATTTGTGGGATATATCACCGGTAAAACGATTGCTAACAGACGCATCACCAAAATAAGAAAAGAAGAAACTTTCTTAGTTAATAAAGTAAAATATAGTTGGGAATTCTGTACCTCCAACACTTGGGAAGGATATCAGCTACTTGGAGTAAATATTAAATTTAAGTAA
- a CDS encoding PAS domain-containing protein produces MTETPTIKRPVPIDEEVLWDKTTTLMSRTNKHGHIMETNKAFQEVSGYTEAELYDQPHSLIRHPDMPKVVFKILWENLKGHNNFHAIIKNLSKSGRYYWVITNFEIVRNEQDEITAFVSHRKALPKVLISEHIVPLYERLLKIEKANGLEVSERYFNGFLEDRKTTYDAFIRQLLKENAEEIKAFYNNKNTDSFLTELIR; encoded by the coding sequence ATGACTGAAACTCCAACAATCAAACGTCCCGTGCCCATAGACGAAGAAGTGTTGTGGGATAAAACCACTACCCTGATGAGTCGTACCAACAAGCACGGACATATAATGGAAACCAATAAGGCATTTCAAGAAGTATCAGGCTATACTGAGGCTGAGTTATACGACCAGCCTCATAGCCTTATCCGCCACCCCGATATGCCCAAAGTAGTTTTCAAAATACTGTGGGAAAACCTCAAAGGGCATAATAATTTCCACGCTATCATCAAGAACCTCTCTAAAAGCGGGCGCTATTATTGGGTGATTACTAATTTTGAAATAGTACGCAATGAGCAAGATGAGATTACTGCTTTTGTATCACACCGCAAAGCTTTGCCTAAAGTACTCATTAGCGAGCATATAGTCCCTTTGTACGAACGTCTTTTAAAGATAGAAAAAGCCAATGGTTTGGAAGTAAGTGAACGCTATTTCAACGGCTTTTTAGAAGACCGTAAAACTACCTACGATGCTTTCATTCGCCAATTGCTCAAAGAAAACGCCGAAGAAATCAAAGCCTTCTATAACAACAAAAACACCGATAGCTTTTTAACAGAACTCATTCGATGA
- a CDS encoding glycine--tRNA ligase encodes MANTDDQFKKVVAHAKEYGFIFPSSEIYDGLGAVYDYGQNGVELKKNIREYWWRAMVQMNENIVGIDAAIFMHPTTWKASGHVDAFNDPLIDNKDSKKRYRADVLVEDYVAKLDDKIEKEIAKAQKRFGDAFDREQFITTNPRVLEYKKRGEEILHRLGKSLEKEDLADVKALIEELEIADPETGSRNWTDVKQFNLMFGTKIGASADASMDLYLRPETAQGIFVNFLNVQKSGRMKIPFGIAQTGKAFRNEIVARQFIFRMREFEQMEMQFFIKPGTQQKWYEYWKETRLKWHLSLGMGEENYRYHPHEKLAHYADAACDIEFRFPFGFKELEGIHSRTNFDLGNHEKYSGKKMQYFDPEENKSYTPYVLETSIGLDRMFLAVFSNSLQEEALEGGDTRTVLRLPFVLAPTKVAVLPLLKKDGLPEVAEQIVNELKYDFNVAYDEKDAVGRRYRRQDAVGTPFCVTVDHQTLEDNTVTLRHRDTMEQVRIAIPELRNTIAKEVDMRNWLHKLDTK; translated from the coding sequence ATGGCAAATACAGACGATCAATTCAAAAAAGTTGTTGCTCACGCCAAAGAATATGGCTTTATTTTCCCTTCAAGTGAAATCTACGACGGACTCGGTGCCGTATACGATTATGGGCAAAATGGCGTTGAACTAAAAAAGAATATCCGCGAATATTGGTGGCGCGCAATGGTGCAAATGAACGAGAACATTGTGGGTATCGATGCTGCTATCTTTATGCACCCTACTACGTGGAAGGCTTCTGGGCACGTCGATGCTTTCAACGACCCTCTTATCGATAACAAAGACTCTAAAAAACGCTACCGCGCCGATGTGCTCGTAGAAGATTACGTCGCCAAACTCGACGATAAGATTGAAAAAGAAATCGCTAAAGCTCAAAAACGCTTCGGCGATGCTTTCGACCGCGAGCAGTTTATAACTACCAATCCTCGTGTGTTAGAATACAAAAAACGTGGCGAAGAAATATTACACCGCTTGGGTAAATCGCTTGAGAAAGAAGACCTCGCCGATGTAAAAGCTCTTATCGAAGAACTCGAAATTGCCGACCCCGAAACAGGTTCTCGCAACTGGACAGATGTAAAACAGTTCAACCTAATGTTCGGTACCAAAATAGGCGCCTCTGCCGATGCCTCTATGGATTTATACCTACGTCCCGAAACCGCTCAGGGTATTTTCGTAAACTTCCTAAACGTGCAAAAATCCGGACGTATGAAAATTCCTTTTGGTATCGCCCAAACGGGTAAAGCCTTCCGCAACGAGATTGTGGCACGTCAGTTTATTTTCCGTATGCGCGAGTTCGAACAAATGGAAATGCAATTCTTTATCAAACCAGGTACCCAACAAAAATGGTATGAGTACTGGAAAGAAACCCGCCTCAAATGGCACCTATCCTTAGGAATGGGAGAGGAAAACTATCGCTACCACCCACACGAAAAGCTCGCTCACTACGCCGATGCGGCTTGCGATATCGAGTTCCGTTTTCCTTTTGGTTTCAAAGAATTAGAAGGTATCCACTCTCGTACTAATTTTGACCTCGGTAACCACGAAAAGTATTCAGGCAAAAAAATGCAATACTTCGACCCCGAAGAAAATAAGAGCTATACTCCTTACGTACTCGAAACCTCTATCGGGCTCGACCGTATGTTCCTTGCAGTGTTCTCCAACTCATTGCAAGAAGAAGCCTTAGAAGGAGGTGACACTCGCACCGTATTGCGTTTACCTTTTGTGTTGGCACCTACCAAAGTAGCCGTATTGCCATTGCTCAAAAAAGACGGACTTCCAGAAGTTGCCGAACAAATCGTGAACGAGCTAAAATACGATTTCAATGTAGCTTACGACGAAAAAGATGCAGTAGGTCGCCGTTATCGCCGCCAAGATGCGGTAGGTACACCTTTCTGCGTAACCGTCGATCACCAAACTTTGGAAGACAACACCGTTACCTTACGCCACCGCGACACTATGGAGCAAGTGCGCATTGCCATTCCTGAATTGCGCAACACTATTGCCAAAGAAGTGGATATGCGCAATTGGCTTCACAAATTAGATACGAAGTAA
- a CDS encoding ComF family protein, translating into MILSDILSVLSPAYCRGCGKLLVTGEQFLCVNCREKLEETDFHLQAENLFTQRLTEECEVFAATALFYFKKDNMAQHLIHLLKYKGEEQIGEWLGRWLGEKIKNAPLFQQAEVVLPVPLHKSKERKRGYNQVALFGRTLASVLHLDYIDDVLVKIEANTTQTRKVVWRRLKESEHIFSLQNTHRIEGKKVLLVDDVVTTGATLTNCYELLKTVPNVEIGVATMGYAMLG; encoded by the coding sequence ATGATTTTATCGGATATACTTTCGGTGTTATCACCTGCTTATTGCAGAGGTTGCGGAAAATTATTGGTTACAGGTGAGCAATTTTTGTGTGTAAATTGTAGAGAAAAGTTGGAAGAAACGGACTTTCATTTGCAGGCGGAAAATTTGTTTACCCAGCGACTGACAGAAGAGTGCGAAGTGTTTGCGGCTACTGCATTATTTTACTTTAAAAAGGACAATATGGCACAACATTTGATACATCTTTTGAAGTATAAAGGAGAAGAGCAGATAGGGGAGTGGTTAGGACGATGGCTCGGTGAAAAGATAAAGAATGCGCCCCTATTTCAGCAGGCTGAGGTGGTGTTGCCTGTGCCTTTGCACAAAAGCAAAGAACGCAAACGAGGATACAACCAAGTCGCCTTGTTTGGCAGGACATTGGCTTCGGTATTACACCTTGATTATATAGATGATGTATTAGTGAAAATTGAAGCTAATACTACGCAGACCCGAAAGGTAGTGTGGCGACGTTTGAAGGAGAGTGAACATATATTTTCTCTTCAAAACACTCATAGAATAGAAGGCAAGAAGGTGCTTTTGGTAGATGATGTGGTGACCACAGGAGCTACGCTCACCAACTGTTATGAGCTACTGAAAACCGTCCCCAATGTGGAAATAGGCGTTGCTACAATGGGGTATGCGATGTTGGGATAA